One Corynebacterium appendicis CIP 107643 DNA window includes the following coding sequences:
- a CDS encoding cell division protein SepF: MSFSNSLKEFFGLGQYDPANDPYYDDPAYEEAGANAYSRTATAAEPRTREREYSYEPRDYSAAIISVRPRNYNDAKEIGEPFRDGDAVVMDLSNVDKPTAMRLIDFAAGLCFAARGKMHKLSRTGDEHLVFAIVPENARTTVSELERAAHIR; the protein is encoded by the coding sequence ATGTCCTTCTCTAACAGCCTCAAGGAATTCTTCGGCCTCGGCCAGTACGATCCGGCCAACGACCCGTACTACGACGACCCGGCCTACGAAGAGGCAGGCGCGAACGCGTACTCCCGTACCGCGACCGCCGCTGAGCCGCGCACCCGCGAGCGCGAGTACAGCTACGAACCGCGCGACTACTCCGCGGCGATCATCAGCGTCCGCCCGCGCAACTACAACGACGCCAAGGAGATCGGCGAGCCCTTCCGCGACGGCGACGCTGTGGTCATGGACCTGTCCAACGTGGACAAGCCGACCGCAATGCGCCTGATCGACTTCGCCGCAGGTCTCTGCTTCGCTGCCCGCGGCAAGATGCACAAGCTCTCCCGCACCGGCGACGAGCACCTCGTCTTCGCCATCGTCCCAGAGAACGCGCGCACCACCGTCAGCGAGCTCGAGCGCGCCGCTCACATCCGCTAA
- a CDS encoding YggS family pyridoxal phosphate-dependent enzyme, producing MEFTDERRDEIAAKWESLQVEVRAAEEKAGREPGSVSILPVTKFHPAADVGVLADLGIELVGENREQEARGKVDELAEAGIEMRFAMIGQIQSKKANAVARWASEVHSVDSVKLANGLDRGMGLALERGDRTADTLPCLIQLSFDNDANRGGVPRDDVALLDDVVAAVENAEHLFFSGFMVVPPREAVPGEVFAAARSICDAYAEKLGRDLRLSAGMSGDFAEAIAHGSTVVRVGTGLLGARPVG from the coding sequence GTGGAATTCACCGACGAGCGCCGCGACGAGATCGCAGCCAAATGGGAGTCGCTCCAAGTCGAGGTCCGCGCTGCCGAAGAAAAGGCCGGCCGCGAGCCGGGCAGCGTGAGTATTCTTCCTGTCACCAAATTCCACCCGGCAGCCGACGTCGGGGTCCTCGCCGACCTGGGCATCGAGTTGGTGGGGGAGAATCGCGAGCAGGAAGCGCGGGGAAAGGTCGATGAGCTCGCCGAGGCGGGCATCGAAATGCGGTTCGCCATGATCGGCCAGATCCAGTCGAAAAAAGCCAATGCCGTCGCACGGTGGGCGAGCGAGGTCCACTCCGTCGATTCGGTGAAGCTCGCGAATGGTCTCGACCGTGGGATGGGGCTGGCGCTCGAGCGCGGCGACCGCACCGCTGACACCTTGCCGTGCCTGATCCAGCTCTCCTTCGATAACGACGCGAACCGCGGGGGAGTGCCGCGCGACGACGTGGCGCTTCTTGACGACGTCGTCGCCGCCGTCGAGAATGCCGAGCACCTATTTTTCTCCGGCTTCATGGTGGTCCCGCCCCGTGAAGCGGTTCCGGGCGAGGTGTTCGCGGCGGCGAGAAGCATCTGCGACGCGTACGCGGAAAAACTCGGCCGTGACCTGCGTCTGTCAGCGGGAATGTCGGGCGATTTCGCGGAAGCAATTGCGCACGGATCGACCGTGGTGCGTGTCGGAACCGGGCTGTTGGGAGCACGCCCCGTAGGCTGA
- the pgeF gene encoding peptidoglycan editing factor PgeF, which translates to MIDTTSRPVRMLFTSRAGGVSASPYDSFNLGAHVGDSADDVRANRARLAEISGLGPQRFVWMEQLHTNNVTVVDGPQGEPVEATDAIVTTEKQLALCVLVADCVPVLLSDHNAGVVAAAHAGRLGARNGIVLRTVEKMRELGAEPANIQALLGPAAAGESYEVPQEMADDVEKHLPGSRTRTKKGTPGLDIRAGLVRQLMSAGVTHIDADPRDTVTDESFFSYRREGTTGRQAGVIWLTGNSYDSGREN; encoded by the coding sequence ATGATTGACACCACCAGCCGCCCCGTCCGCATGCTGTTCACCAGCCGTGCGGGCGGGGTTTCTGCGTCCCCGTACGATTCATTCAACCTTGGTGCCCACGTCGGCGACTCTGCCGACGACGTGAGAGCTAACCGGGCGCGCCTCGCCGAGATTTCCGGGCTCGGCCCGCAGCGGTTCGTGTGGATGGAGCAGCTGCACACCAACAACGTCACCGTCGTCGACGGGCCACAGGGCGAACCGGTCGAGGCGACCGACGCGATCGTGACCACCGAGAAGCAGCTGGCGCTGTGCGTGCTCGTCGCCGATTGCGTGCCGGTGCTGCTGTCCGACCACAACGCAGGCGTCGTCGCCGCCGCGCATGCGGGACGCCTCGGGGCCCGCAACGGGATCGTGTTGCGCACGGTGGAGAAGATGCGCGAACTCGGAGCCGAACCGGCTAATATTCAGGCTCTGCTCGGCCCCGCCGCGGCGGGCGAATCCTACGAGGTGCCCCAAGAGATGGCCGACGACGTGGAGAAGCATCTGCCCGGGTCCCGCACGCGGACGAAAAAGGGCACGCCGGGCCTGGACATCCGCGCCGGCCTGGTCCGCCAGCTGATGAGCGCCGGTGTCACGCACATCGACGCCGACCCCCGCGACACGGTCACCGACGAGAGCTTCTTCTCGTACCGGCGCGAGGGCACAACGGGACGCCAAGCAGGTGTGATCTGGCTGACGGGCAATTCTTACGATTCCGGGAGGGAGAACTAG
- the ftsZ gene encoding cell division protein FtsZ, which translates to MTSPSNYLAMIRVVGVGGGGVNAVNRMIEEGLKGVEFVAINTDSQALLFTDADTKLDIGREATRGLGAGANPEVGRTSAEDHKQEIEESLKGSDMVFVTAGEGGGTGTGAAPVVAGIAKKMGALTIGVVTRPFSFEGKRRTRQALEGIDALKEVCDTVIVIPNDRLLQLGEADLSMMEAFRAADEVLYNGVQGITNLITIPGMINVDFADVRSVMADAGSALMGVGSARGENRVMTATEQAINSPLLETTMEGAKGVLISVAGGSDLGLMEVNNAASIVEEKADEDANIIFGTIIDDNLGDEVRVTIIATGFDEKANARPQAPSQEQADQGASHAVEPQQVQVEPAAASETPTPAPSSSSLFESGDRQEPADAPADEYTPRHRYDESRGGLFTNSDREYEREREYRPSRRYEDTRDSRGGDDLDVPDFLR; encoded by the coding sequence ATGACCTCACCCAGCAACTACCTCGCCATGATCCGCGTTGTCGGTGTCGGCGGCGGCGGTGTCAACGCAGTGAACCGCATGATCGAAGAGGGCCTGAAGGGTGTCGAGTTCGTCGCCATCAACACGGACTCCCAGGCGCTCCTGTTCACTGACGCAGACACCAAGCTCGACATCGGCCGCGAGGCGACCCGCGGTCTCGGCGCAGGCGCTAACCCGGAGGTGGGCCGCACCTCCGCCGAGGATCACAAGCAGGAGATCGAGGAATCCCTCAAGGGTTCCGACATGGTCTTCGTCACCGCCGGCGAGGGTGGTGGCACGGGTACGGGCGCGGCACCGGTCGTCGCAGGCATCGCGAAGAAGATGGGCGCACTCACCATCGGTGTGGTCACCCGCCCGTTCTCCTTCGAGGGCAAGCGCCGCACCCGCCAGGCGCTCGAGGGCATCGACGCGCTGAAGGAAGTCTGCGACACCGTCATCGTCATTCCGAACGACCGTCTGCTGCAGCTCGGCGAAGCCGACCTGTCCATGATGGAGGCCTTCCGCGCCGCCGACGAGGTGCTCTACAACGGTGTCCAGGGCATCACCAACCTGATCACCATCCCGGGCATGATCAACGTCGACTTCGCGGACGTCCGCTCCGTCATGGCCGACGCCGGCTCCGCGCTCATGGGTGTCGGCTCCGCCCGCGGCGAGAACCGGGTCATGACTGCTACGGAGCAGGCCATCAACTCCCCGCTGCTGGAGACCACGATGGAAGGTGCCAAGGGCGTGCTCATCTCCGTGGCCGGCGGCTCCGACCTGGGTCTGATGGAGGTCAACAACGCGGCCTCCATCGTCGAGGAGAAGGCCGACGAAGACGCCAACATCATCTTCGGCACCATCATCGACGACAACCTGGGGGACGAGGTCCGCGTGACCATCATCGCGACCGGTTTCGACGAGAAAGCCAACGCCCGCCCACAGGCTCCGAGCCAGGAGCAGGCAGACCAGGGTGCCAGCCACGCCGTCGAGCCCCAGCAGGTCCAGGTCGAGCCGGCCGCGGCTAGCGAGACCCCGACCCCGGCGCCGTCGTCCAGCTCCCTGTTCGAGTCCGGTGACCGCCAAGAACCGGCCGACGCACCTGCAGACGAGTACACCCCGCGCCACCGCTACGACGAGTCCCGTGGCGGCCTCTTCACTAACTCCGACCGCGAGTACGAGCGTGAGCGCGAGTACCGCCCGTCCCGCCGATACGAGGACACCCGCGATTCCCGCGGCGGCGACGACCTCGACGTGCCGGACTTCCTCCGGTAG
- a CDS encoding cell division protein FtsQ/DivIB, which translates to MSTSVTPPHGDDDRTGDGDERGRELREENSLDRARSKYTERSNRSGNRSKEKTTNARGRREVPWRRIAGIAGVGLVVLAVLWAVVYFTPLFSVKNVEVDGNAHLDNEDVVAAADVAEGTPLAQVNMRQTASNVVSLPWVKSATASRKWPSTISVEVVENVAVAYRDSSEGTHLIDREGKEFAVDTPPEDSVELTGEADADDTVRKDAVDIAAALSDTGRGAVKSIEAKSKYEFVLNLKDDRTIVWGASEDNENKSLAVDTVLQREGKEFNVTNPQLITVR; encoded by the coding sequence ATGTCAACATCCGTGACCCCGCCCCACGGCGACGACGACCGCACCGGCGACGGCGATGAGCGCGGCCGCGAGCTCCGGGAAGAAAACTCGCTTGACCGCGCGCGCTCGAAGTACACGGAGCGGTCGAACCGGTCTGGTAACCGGTCGAAGGAGAAGACGACCAATGCCCGCGGACGCCGCGAGGTGCCGTGGCGCCGCATTGCCGGCATTGCGGGCGTCGGCCTGGTCGTGCTGGCGGTCCTGTGGGCCGTTGTCTACTTCACCCCGCTGTTCTCGGTGAAGAACGTGGAAGTGGACGGCAATGCGCACCTCGACAACGAGGACGTGGTCGCCGCCGCGGATGTGGCCGAGGGAACGCCGCTGGCGCAGGTGAATATGCGCCAGACCGCCTCCAATGTGGTCTCCCTACCGTGGGTGAAATCCGCGACCGCGTCCAGGAAGTGGCCGTCGACCATCTCGGTTGAAGTGGTGGAGAACGTGGCTGTCGCGTACCGCGACTCCTCCGAGGGCACGCACCTGATTGACCGTGAAGGCAAAGAATTCGCGGTGGACACCCCACCCGAAGACTCAGTTGAGCTCACCGGGGAAGCTGATGCGGACGACACTGTGCGCAAGGACGCTGTCGACATCGCCGCCGCGTTGAGCGACACCGGCCGCGGTGCCGTGAAGTCCATCGAGGCGAAATCAAAGTACGAATTCGTGCTCAACCTCAAAGACGACCGCACCATCGTGTGGGGCGCGAGCGAAGACAACGAAAATAAATCGCTCGCGGTGGACACGGTGCTGCAGCGCGAAGGCAAAGAATTCAACGTGACCAACCCGCAGCTAATCACCGTGAGATAG
- the murC gene encoding UDP-N-acetylmuramate--L-alanine ligase — MTSAAPIDLSRVHLIGIGGSGMSGVARILLDRGAVVTGSDVKDSRPVRALRAQGATIAVGHAAENLELAGAQPTAVVTSFAAIPKDNPELVAAAERGIPVIRRSDLLGELMEGYTQVLFAGTHGKTSTTSMAVVALQAAGEDPSFAIGGQLNRAGTNAHHGSGRIFVAEADESDASLLRYRPSVAVITNIEPDHLDYFGSAESYYQVFDDFADRLPDDGTLVVCLDDEATVRCGLRAKERGISVLGYGTADAAARHPEIPTGAVVSDESVEGHVTEAAVDLRVPGHEGTVAYHLALPGRHMVLNSAAALLSCAIAGADPRKLAEGLSSFTGVRRRFELRGEITAGEQTGTRVYDDYAHHPTEVYAVLSAARGKVESEGNGARVVVCFQPHLYSRTQAFAKEFADALSLADAAVVLDIFGAREAPVEGVDSRIITQHISDDTEVVYEPDFSRAPASVASVTAPGDVVITMGAGTVTMLADPILEALAGASAGTFADTGEEAE; from the coding sequence ATGACTTCTGCGGCCCCCATCGACCTCTCGCGGGTCCACTTGATCGGCATCGGCGGCTCCGGCATGTCCGGCGTGGCCCGCATCCTCCTCGACCGCGGTGCCGTGGTCACCGGCTCCGACGTAAAGGATTCCCGCCCGGTCCGCGCACTTCGCGCTCAGGGCGCCACCATCGCCGTGGGCCACGCGGCGGAGAACCTCGAACTCGCCGGAGCGCAGCCGACCGCGGTGGTGACCAGCTTCGCGGCCATCCCGAAGGACAACCCGGAGCTTGTCGCCGCCGCCGAGCGCGGGATTCCGGTGATCCGCCGCTCCGACCTTCTGGGCGAGCTCATGGAGGGCTACACCCAGGTGCTCTTCGCCGGCACGCACGGCAAGACCTCGACCACATCGATGGCCGTCGTCGCGCTCCAGGCGGCGGGGGAGGACCCCTCCTTCGCCATCGGCGGGCAGCTCAACCGTGCGGGCACCAACGCCCACCACGGCAGCGGCCGCATCTTCGTGGCGGAAGCCGACGAATCAGACGCATCGCTGCTGCGCTACCGCCCGTCCGTCGCCGTGATAACCAATATTGAGCCGGACCACCTCGACTATTTCGGCTCCGCGGAGAGCTACTACCAAGTCTTCGACGATTTCGCCGACCGCCTTCCGGACGACGGCACGCTGGTTGTGTGCCTGGACGACGAGGCGACTGTGCGCTGCGGCCTCCGCGCGAAAGAGCGCGGCATTTCCGTTCTGGGCTACGGCACTGCCGACGCGGCCGCCCGTCACCCGGAGATTCCCACCGGCGCTGTGGTCAGCGACGAGTCTGTGGAAGGCCACGTCACTGAGGCCGCCGTGGACCTGCGCGTTCCGGGCCACGAGGGCACGGTCGCGTACCACCTCGCTCTGCCGGGCCGCCACATGGTGCTCAATTCCGCCGCGGCGTTGCTGTCTTGCGCTATCGCCGGCGCGGATCCGCGCAAGCTCGCCGAAGGCCTGAGCAGCTTCACCGGCGTGCGCCGCCGCTTCGAGCTGCGCGGGGAGATAACCGCCGGAGAGCAGACCGGCACGCGCGTCTACGACGACTACGCCCACCACCCGACGGAGGTCTACGCGGTGCTTTCCGCCGCGCGCGGCAAGGTCGAGTCCGAGGGCAACGGCGCACGCGTCGTCGTGTGCTTCCAGCCGCACCTCTACTCGCGCACGCAGGCTTTCGCGAAGGAATTCGCCGACGCGCTGTCGCTTGCCGACGCCGCCGTGGTCCTCGACATCTTCGGCGCCCGCGAAGCGCCCGTGGAAGGCGTGGACTCCCGCATCATCACCCAGCACATCTCCGACGACACCGAGGTCGTCTACGAGCCGGACTTCTCCCGCGCGCCCGCCTCCGTGGCGTCCGTGACTGCCCCGGGCGATGTCGTGATCACGATGGGTGCGGGCACCGTCACGATGCTCGCCGACCCGATTCTCGAAGCACTGGCGGGTGCTTCTGCCGGCACCTTCGCAGACACCGGCGAGGAAGCGGAGTAG
- the murG gene encoding undecaprenyldiphospho-muramoylpentapeptide beta-N-acetylglucosaminyltransferase: MTTQHIVVAGGGTAGHIEPALAVAEVLRDSYGAEVTALGTEKGLETTIIPARGFPLELIEPVPIPRKKPLKLLGVPAKLIRSVAQTRATLKKTQAGAVFGTGGYVSASAYLAARSLRIPFYVLETNALAGMANKLGVKLGGTGFNAVPDSGMPGEVLGIPVRPGVGVDDDGVKAKRGYKAWNLDPQRPTVLVTGGSQGARSINTAVQGAVGRLTAAGYQVLHAYGRKNDAPPAHERYTAVPYIDDMEAAYAVADVVICRSGAMTVAENSAAGVPAIYIPLPHGNGEQGLNSAHVVDAGAAVRIDDADLTPDALVEAVNGILGPGGNAAAMRAALDDSGAGNAADEIARRIIGERKP, translated from the coding sequence GTGACAACACAACACATCGTTGTGGCCGGCGGCGGCACTGCCGGCCATATTGAACCAGCGTTGGCAGTGGCGGAAGTGCTGCGCGATTCCTACGGCGCGGAGGTCACCGCGCTCGGCACGGAGAAAGGCCTGGAAACGACGATCATTCCTGCCCGCGGCTTCCCGCTCGAGCTCATCGAGCCTGTGCCAATTCCGCGCAAGAAACCGCTGAAGTTGCTCGGCGTCCCCGCGAAGCTCATCCGCTCCGTGGCACAGACCCGCGCCACGTTGAAGAAGACGCAGGCCGGCGCTGTCTTCGGCACAGGCGGCTATGTCTCCGCCTCGGCGTACCTTGCCGCGAGGTCGCTGCGCATCCCCTTCTACGTCTTGGAGACCAACGCCCTTGCCGGCATGGCGAACAAGCTCGGCGTGAAACTCGGCGGTACCGGCTTCAACGCTGTGCCCGATTCCGGCATGCCCGGCGAAGTCCTCGGCATTCCGGTCCGCCCGGGCGTCGGCGTGGACGACGACGGGGTGAAGGCGAAGCGCGGCTACAAGGCATGGAACCTTGACCCGCAGCGCCCGACCGTGCTGGTCACCGGCGGATCCCAAGGTGCGCGCAGCATCAACACCGCGGTCCAGGGGGCGGTCGGCCGACTTACCGCCGCGGGCTACCAGGTGCTCCACGCATACGGCCGCAAGAATGACGCGCCGCCGGCACACGAGCGCTACACCGCAGTGCCGTACATCGACGACATGGAGGCCGCCTACGCGGTGGCCGACGTGGTCATCTGCCGCTCCGGAGCGATGACGGTGGCGGAGAATTCCGCGGCGGGCGTTCCCGCGATCTACATTCCGCTGCCGCACGGCAACGGCGAGCAGGGCTTGAACTCGGCGCACGTCGTCGACGCGGGCGCAGCAGTGCGTATCGATGACGCCGATCTCACCCCCGACGCCCTGGTCGAAGCCGTCAACGGCATTCTCGGCCCCGGTGGCAACGCCGCCGCCATGCGTGCTGCCCTCGATGATTCCGGGGCAGGCAATGCCGCGGACGAAATCGCGCGGCGCATCATCGGAGAAAGGAAACCATGA
- a CDS encoding FtsW/RodA/SpoVE family cell cycle protein, producing the protein MTTAAQRPPRPHQPRKPHAKQAPRPGQARPRNASGQYSSGMARALARLNAWMDARPLLDYTMVRTIVLVLAGLGVVMVTSSSMTWSALNDSSVWAQPLKQVIVVAMGLFVFWVALQIPPERVQKIALILMVISILLLIAVLLPGIGTGREEVGSQSWIYIGGFQLQPSEVARVAICVWGASILANKDPRRMFDMTNGFMPFAAVAVVCVVLIAAQGDLGMAVSFCIVVAFILVFAGISWKFIGIVAGFGVLLFAGVMAAGGFRSQRFHVYFDALFGRFEDTRGVAFQSYQGFLSLADGSLFGVGLGQSRAKWFYLPEAKNDFIFAVIGEELGLWGGALVIILFTMLLFFGLRTARLAANQYQALLAASITTGIVSQAFINIGYVIGLLPVTGIQLPMISAGGTSAVITLGAMGLVASVARHEPGAVSSMQNYGRPLFDRLFFLREPSSAEPRPRSGARPAKKAQPNKRYGTPVTARRNPAPQEERRTERQPQRQGRGARERGRVQPREAFRNASRGDARVGGQRPAARTRYDEPRANREPRNHRNTDDTRRAG; encoded by the coding sequence ATGACCACAGCAGCTCAGCGCCCACCACGGCCACACCAGCCCCGTAAGCCACACGCGAAACAAGCGCCGCGGCCCGGGCAAGCGCGCCCGCGGAACGCTAGCGGCCAGTACTCGTCGGGCATGGCCCGGGCGTTGGCCCGCTTGAATGCGTGGATGGACGCGCGCCCGCTGCTGGACTACACGATGGTGCGCACGATCGTGCTCGTGCTCGCCGGCCTCGGCGTGGTCATGGTGACCAGTTCCTCGATGACCTGGTCGGCGCTCAACGATTCTTCTGTCTGGGCGCAGCCGCTCAAGCAGGTCATCGTGGTGGCCATGGGCCTGTTCGTGTTCTGGGTGGCGCTGCAAATACCTCCCGAACGGGTGCAGAAAATCGCGCTCATCCTCATGGTGATCTCGATCCTGCTGCTCATCGCGGTGCTGCTGCCCGGCATCGGCACCGGACGAGAGGAAGTCGGCTCCCAGTCGTGGATCTATATCGGCGGCTTCCAGCTCCAGCCGTCAGAGGTGGCCAGGGTAGCCATCTGTGTCTGGGGTGCGTCGATCCTGGCGAATAAAGACCCGCGCCGCATGTTCGACATGACCAACGGGTTTATGCCGTTCGCCGCCGTCGCCGTGGTGTGCGTGGTGCTCATCGCCGCGCAGGGGGACCTCGGCATGGCCGTGTCCTTCTGCATCGTGGTGGCCTTCATCCTCGTCTTCGCGGGAATCTCCTGGAAGTTCATCGGTATTGTCGCCGGGTTCGGCGTCCTGCTGTTCGCGGGCGTGATGGCCGCCGGCGGCTTCCGCTCCCAGCGCTTCCACGTGTATTTCGACGCTCTCTTCGGTCGCTTTGAGGACACCCGCGGCGTGGCGTTCCAGTCCTACCAGGGCTTCCTGTCACTGGCGGACGGCTCGCTCTTCGGCGTCGGTCTCGGCCAGTCCCGCGCCAAGTGGTTCTACCTGCCGGAGGCGAAAAACGACTTCATCTTCGCCGTCATCGGCGAGGAGCTCGGCCTGTGGGGCGGCGCGCTGGTGATCATCTTGTTCACCATGCTGCTTTTCTTCGGCCTGCGCACCGCCCGCCTGGCGGCGAACCAGTACCAGGCGCTGCTGGCCGCATCGATCACTACCGGAATCGTCTCCCAGGCATTCATCAACATCGGCTACGTCATCGGCCTGCTGCCGGTGACCGGTATTCAGCTGCCGATGATCTCCGCAGGCGGCACCTCTGCCGTGATCACCCTCGGCGCGATGGGCTTGGTCGCCTCGGTGGCGCGCCACGAGCCCGGCGCTGTCTCCTCGATGCAGAACTACGGCCGCCCGCTTTTCGACCGACTGTTTTTCCTCCGCGAGCCGAGCTCGGCGGAACCCCGCCCGCGCTCTGGCGCACGGCCGGCGAAGAAGGCGCAACCGAACAAGCGCTACGGCACTCCGGTCACCGCCCGCCGCAATCCTGCCCCGCAGGAAGAGCGCCGCACAGAGCGCCAACCTCAACGACAGGGGCGCGGGGCAAGGGAGCGCGGTCGGGTACAGCCACGGGAAGCGTTCCGGAATGCGTCCCGCGGCGACGCAAGAGTTGGCGGCCAACGACCGGCGGCACGGACGCGATACGATGAGCCACGCGCGAACAGGGAGCCCCGGAATCACCGGAACACCGACGACACCCGCCGCGCCGGATAG
- the murD gene encoding UDP-N-acetylmuramoyl-L-alanine--D-glutamate ligase — MTPSAHSTSSVNGIFSILLSGGVLVAGAGVSGLGTAKLLREAGVFFAVADDNEANRAAVHEATGCRTMTTAEAAERVTEYPLVVTSPGWRPDSPLLLAAQDMDCTVIGDVELCFLLDQNSFFGPPRDWLVVTGTNGKTTTTGMLARIMEEAGTYTGKRAEACGNIGIAVGDALLSAPRIDVLVAELSSFQLHWSHDLTADAGLLLNLADDHIDWHGSFEAYAEAKAKVLTYSTAVAGIDDEHVRAYAGKSGRSDIIGFTLGEPEDNQVGIVDGSIVSRIGAQPATITRIDGIEPAGTAGTLDALAAAAVAITRGATPAQIDRALHSYEVSGHRGAVVHSADGVDWIDNSKATNPHAADSALRGAGDGKIVWVAGGQLKGADVDKLVADHASQFRAVALLGVDREEIARAVDKHAPDVPVFLTDSTDPEDAMRAVVEFAAGQARPGDAVILAPAAASLDMYSGMAQRGNIFADAARALAGKHDV; from the coding sequence ATGACCCCAAGCGCACACTCCACCTCGAGCGTGAACGGGATTTTCTCCATCCTGCTCTCCGGCGGAGTTCTCGTCGCCGGCGCCGGAGTGTCCGGCCTGGGAACCGCGAAGCTGCTTCGTGAGGCGGGCGTCTTCTTCGCTGTCGCCGACGACAACGAAGCCAACCGCGCAGCCGTGCACGAGGCGACCGGCTGCCGCACCATGACGACGGCGGAAGCCGCCGAGCGGGTCACCGAGTACCCGCTCGTGGTCACCTCTCCGGGCTGGCGCCCGGATTCTCCGCTCCTCCTCGCCGCGCAGGACATGGACTGCACGGTGATCGGCGATGTCGAGCTGTGCTTCCTGCTTGACCAGAACAGCTTCTTCGGCCCGCCGCGTGACTGGCTCGTGGTCACCGGCACCAACGGCAAGACGACTACGACGGGAATGCTCGCGCGAATCATGGAAGAGGCGGGCACCTACACCGGTAAGCGGGCGGAAGCCTGCGGAAATATCGGCATTGCGGTGGGCGACGCTCTGTTGAGCGCACCGCGCATCGACGTCCTCGTCGCCGAACTCTCCAGCTTCCAGCTCCACTGGTCCCACGACCTCACCGCCGATGCGGGGCTGCTCCTCAACCTTGCCGACGACCATATCGACTGGCACGGCAGCTTCGAGGCGTACGCAGAGGCGAAGGCGAAGGTCCTCACCTACTCGACGGCAGTGGCGGGCATCGACGACGAGCACGTGCGTGCCTACGCCGGGAAATCCGGCCGCAGCGACATCATCGGCTTCACTCTCGGTGAACCGGAGGACAACCAGGTCGGCATCGTCGACGGCAGCATTGTTTCGCGCATCGGGGCACAACCGGCGACGATCACGCGTATCGACGGCATCGAGCCCGCCGGAACCGCCGGAACCCTCGATGCGCTGGCCGCCGCGGCAGTCGCTATCACCCGCGGCGCCACCCCGGCACAGATCGACCGGGCTCTGCATTCCTACGAAGTGTCCGGCCACAGGGGAGCGGTGGTCCACAGCGCAGACGGCGTCGACTGGATCGACAACTCCAAGGCGACCAACCCGCACGCGGCGGACTCCGCACTGCGGGGTGCCGGTGATGGCAAGATCGTCTGGGTCGCCGGCGGCCAGCTCAAGGGCGCCGATGTCGACAAGCTCGTCGCCGACCACGCCAGCCAGTTCCGGGCGGTCGCGTTGCTGGGGGTGGACAGGGAAGAGATTGCACGCGCCGTCGATAAGCATGCTCCCGATGTCCCTGTCTTCCTGACGGACAGCACAGACCCCGAAGATGCTATGCGCGCGGTTGTCGAATTTGCCGCTGGGCAGGCGCGTCCGGGCGATGCGGTGATCTTGGCGCCGGCTGCGGCGAGCCTGGACATGTACTCCGGAATGGCGCAGAGGGGAAATATCTTCGCCGACGCTGCGCGCGCCCTCGCCGGAAAACACGACGTTTAA